The DNA region CATCGTAAACTACTTGACGTTTTGTGAATAAAAGATTTTTTTAAATGAATGAACATGAAAAGGAGTTATGGGAAAATATTCGATCTTATCAGATAGGGGCAGCGCAATCAGCATTATCTTTTTCAGATCGTTTAGCAAGAGAAAATAATTGGTCGCTGAAGTATGCACTCAGAGTTATTTTTGAATACAAAAAGTTTATTTTTTTGATTTGTGTAGATAAGGGGCCATTTACTCCATCAGATGAAGTAGATCAGGCTTGGCACTTACATTTACTCTATACCGAAGATTATTGGGAAGACTTTTGTGGAGAGTTGTTACAAACAAAAATCCATCATGGGCCAACAAAAGGAGGACAGTCAGAACGAGTGAAATACACTGATTTGTATGAACAGACCTTGAAACGTTATGAATCTTTTTTTGGAGAAAAGCCTCCATCGGATATTTGGCCGTCTACAGAAATCCGATTTTCTAAAGTCAACTTTATAAGAGTCTTGAAAGAAGACTATTTTTTTATTCCCAAAAAACTAAAAACAATACTATCCTCATGGAAGAACTTAAAGAAATAAGCCCTGCTGAATTAAAGGTGTTTTTAGCACCTCGTGTAAGTAAAGTTGGAGAATTATTACACCTTACATTTTTAGATTTAGTAAAGAGAGGTGTACTGAAATATACCGAAAATGAATATCGAGAAGTTGAGGCAGGGCCTAAGCTCACCGAAAATACTTATAAAGCACATGAAGCTCTTTTTACAGAAATCTTTCAGCAGAATAAAGAATTAAAAATTACGCTTTCTGAGTTGTTGTCATTAGTAAAGGAAGGAATAAAAACGACTACACATTTTAAATGGCATTATCTTATAAAGTCAACTCTGAGAAGGTATTATTATCAAGCCACATCATATAGTATATATAGGTTTTTGTTTGCTATTTCTTTGAACTATAAAGGCGTTTTAAGTAGAGATGAGTTACTCGCGGAATATCAGTCTTATGAAGAAGCATGGAAAGATGGTTCAATAGATGAGAATATTAAAAGAAATCTATTAGATAAAGTAGGGGGTAATGAATTAAAGATTAGAGTTCTTTTTGGGGATGATTTTCTTAAAAATGAAGAAGCGATAAAAGAAGGAAAAGAAAGAGTAGAAGAGGGCGGATTTATTGAGTTTATGGATGGAGATACAATAGATGTTCTTATTGAAAATACCTCTGAGTATTTTCTCGATAGTTTTGAAATAACAGAAATTAGTACTGATAGTGGATGGTTTTCTAGTTG from Sediminitomix flava includes:
- a CDS encoding glycine-rich domain-containing protein, whose translation is MNEHEKELWENIRSYQIGAAQSALSFSDRLARENNWSLKYALRVIFEYKKFIFLICVDKGPFTPSDEVDQAWHLHLLYTEDYWEDFCGELLQTKIHHGPTKGGQSERVKYTDLYEQTLKRYESFFGEKPPSDIWPSTEIRFSKVNFIRVLKEDYFFIPKKLKTILSSWKNLKK